Within Sorangiineae bacterium MSr11367, the genomic segment GGTTCTCGTGTTCCCAGAGGAAACCCGCGATGCGGTAGGTGGTCAGCTCCGCCCCTGGCAGCTCTGACCGTCGTCCATTCGGGACAGGACCGACGGCGCGCCGGGAAAGTCCGGCGCTCCAGACCGTGCATGAATGACGATCCAGATCGCGCTGCGTACCCCGCGCGTGACCGCGGGTAAGTTTTCGTACAGAGGGATCCATCGCTGACTTCAACTGCGCGAGCGGTGGCTCGCGCGTGCTTCACCATGGCACCTGTGGTAGCTTGCCAGTCGAGAGCTGGTCGCTGTCGCTGCAAGCATTTCACGCCGCTCGGCTATTGCAGCCCGCCGTTGCCAACCTTCGGGCGGGGTTCGCGGCGCCCTTACTCGCTCGGCCCGACCCGAGCGGTGATGACGTCTCTTTAGATCATCGGTTTCCTCCAAGCTTTTCACGACGCACTTCATGCCCCCTTCGTCGACCGCCGTCCGGGCTGGGTTGCTCGATTTCGCTATTCCTGGCGGTGCATCGTTTCGGCGGCTGCACCATCGGCCGACGAGATGGCGGTGAACTCGCCGGTGTCGGGGTCGAAGCCGTGGATGGCGCCCGTGCCGATCTCGAAGATCCAGCCGGCGATGTGGAGTTTGCCGGCGTCGAGTTTTTCGGCCACGAAGGGGTAGGCGCGAAGGTGCTCGAGTTGCATGAGCACGTTCTCGGCGACGGCGGCGGTGACTTTGGCGTCGCCCGGAAGGTGGCCGTAGCGGGTCTGGATGATGTTGCGCACGCCCTCCGTCTGGGCGAGCCACCGCTTGACGTATTGGAGACTGGCCATCTTCTCGGGCTGGAGGATGGAGGCCATGGCGCCGCACTGGGTGTGGCCGCACACGATGATGTCTTTGACGCCGAGGACCTCCACGGCGTATTCGACCGCGGCGGCCGTGCCACCGGGCAGGTCCGGGCGCGGGATGACGTTGCCCACGTTGCGGACGATGAAAAGATCGCCCGGCCGCGAGTTCGTGATCAAGTTGGGATCGACGCGCGAATCGGAACACGTCACGAAGAGTGTCTCCGGGTTCTGTCCGCGCGAGGCCAGTTGCTCGAAGAGCTCTTGGTGCTTGGTGAAGAAGTGTTTCTGGAACGAGTGAATACCTTTTACGAGCTTCTCCATCATGAGCGAGGCTCTCATGGAGCCCTGGCTCCGGCAAGTCGAAGGATGAACCCGTGTTCGCTAAGTCGTCAGTGTGACGTTTTCGCGCGCGAGGGCGCGCTTTGCAGCGGGCCGGGCGGCTACCTCATGGGCGAGGCGCTCGAGCGAGCGGTAGCCCTCCATCGGTTCTCCGATGCGGTGCCCCCACCGGTAGAAGACGGTGAGGTACGGGTCCACGGCGCTGGAGCCTTCCTCGAGCGCATGGGGATGGCCCGTCACCTTGGCCACCGTTTCCAGCCTGGTGTCGATCTCGCGGTAGAAGGCGCGCACCGTGCGGCGGCCGGTTTCCGCAATGGTGCCGTGCACGGAGGCATCGTCGCTGAAGCGTTCGCCTCGCCAGATCTGGGCAAAGGCGATGTGCACGCTGCTCGATAGCCACGAGAGCCACTCCTGAAAGCGCGCCCGC encodes:
- a CDS encoding glutathione S-transferase N-terminal domain-containing protein — protein: MDTLYYSPGACSLAVHIVLEEIGRPFETVRVPIPEGAHRRPEYLAINPRARVPALRTEGTVITEVGAILSYLADRERTSGAPTLAPAPGTLARARFQEWLSWLSSSVHIAFAQIWRGERFSDDASVHGTIAETGRRTVRAFYREIDTRLETVAKVTGHPHALEEGSSAVDPYLTVFYRWGHRIGEPMEGYRSLERLAHEVAARPAAKRALARENVTLTT
- a CDS encoding carbonic anhydrase — its product is MRASLMMEKLVKGIHSFQKHFFTKHQELFEQLASRGQNPETLFVTCSDSRVDPNLITNSRPGDLFIVRNVGNVIPRPDLPGGTAAAVEYAVEVLGVKDIIVCGHTQCGAMASILQPEKMASLQYVKRWLAQTEGVRNIIQTRYGHLPGDAKVTAAVAENVLMQLEHLRAYPFVAEKLDAGKLHIAGWIFEIGTGAIHGFDPDTGEFTAISSADGAAAETMHRQE